TTCATTCAAAAATTAAGGATTAACCACAAGTTCATCAAGATTCCAAGTGTATTATTCATTTGTTCCcacttttctctaattaatcaaTGATATACATAAGGtatgttaaaaattacaatcaaaCTATTCCATCTAGATATGAATCATTTCCTCCATTTCTTTCTATTCAAACACACAATCAATAGCATTGAGGGGAAGATCTATGTTCATATTTGAGGTGATGATATATTCTATGATTGAATTTCGGCCGAATCATGCTAATACATAGCTCAGTTACAGAATAACTAAACAAGTTATGATCTCCCACATGAAAAATGCATCACCTTCCATAAATTCATCCCcaattaaatttaaacaaaacGATATCAATTTTAATCAACAATTAGCTCTTATTATCTTCTGATAATTTCAATCAATTTCCCCAACCAAATTTATCAATTGCAACACAATTACATAACCAAATCCAACAAACCAGAAAACGCAACTACATacatatcaaaaatcaaaacaaaaaggaaGCAAACCTTTAAAGAAATAAGCAGAAGAAGGCCATCCACGATTGGAAGAAAGAAAAGACTTATCCTTAAGCATAGAATTAGTGGTGGTGGAATTATTAACCAATTTACCAATAACATGAGCAATCCCTTGAGCTTTACTCTTAGGTGGGACCCAATAAGAAGCACCTGGAACAAGAGCAATCCAATTAGGTTGAGATTTCTTAACTATAATCTTATGAATTGCATCTTCTAAATTCTTCATCGCTATCGTCTCCATCTCTTCCGGCGCCGGATCTTCAACGGAGAAAACAAGTGACACATTTGATTTGTGTCGGAAATTCATGAAACGATTAGCAGGTCCTTTCGTTGCAGAATTGGAAAGAGGGGAAAAGCGAGCTAGAGATCGAGGTGCCGCCATGGTAATTGAATATGGATCTTAATCAATGATTGATGATCGGAAATAGGGATGGGATTGGATTCTTGTTGTGCTGAAACAAGAAGCTAATCCCACCACCAAAGCAACAACAAAATGAACGAGAaaccaaataaattaaatgagataATGGATCAAAGCATGATGggatgattatatatatattagtataaaatatttaaaaattatagataaaggagagagaaaaaaattgaTGTGAACGTGGATGAGCTTGGGCCGTCGGAGCGGTTGCAATCAAAGGAAATTTGAAAAGAACAAGTAAATAatactattaaaaattttaaaaataagtaatttttaaatttaatttataaaataagtattttttgcCTATAGCACACATTCGgaattgttcgctgttactaatcgCGAATAATGAAGCTTGGTAAAAAAAGTCAAGGTCTTTGTTCtgtgttagtaacagcgaacaaaaattttgattgtttttgaccAAACTTCTTTGTTCGGcattattaacagcgaacaattACAAGGCTAATTAGGAGGACTTTCTTGTTCTAATTTTAATTGCTATTTTTTTTGGGCCATGTCAATTTTATAAGGCTGatttttaggcttttaattattaaaaaactacggtatcttattttattttaattgaaaatctaaAATGAACTTTCCTATATtcctaaaaatttgaaaaagtcgATAATCACGGGATTAAGGTTGacttaatgttattttaattaaaaacctaaaattaacTTCGTTCTTACAAATTTGAGTAATATGATAATTATGGGATTAAGggtgattttattcaattatatagagtataatattattttaattaaaaacctaaaatttaCTCCCCTATTTCATTTCCTAAAAATTTGGAAAAGCTGATATCATGGGATTAAGGttgattttattcaattatagtGAGTGAtctaatgttattttaattaaaaacctaaaattaacTTCCCTATTTTACTTTCAAAAAGTTTGGAAAAGTTAAGggtgattttattcaattatagaaagttgatatCCGTacctttttaataattaaaagctaAAAATCAGCCTTGTAAAATTGACATGTCTCGAGAAAATAGTAATTAATATTAGAACAAGCAAGTCCACCTAATTAGCCTCGTaattgttcgctgttaataacagcgaacaaagaagcGAACAGAGAAGCTTGGTCAAAATCTTTGTTCGATGTaattaacaacgaacaaagaccTTGACTTTCTTTACCAAGCTTCTTTGTTCGATATTAGTAACAATGAACAACTCCAAACCCATGCTTTGGGCTAAAAGTGCTTAATTTGGAAATTAAGTTTAAAAGttgcttattttttgaatttttttatattaatttgcttattcttttcaaatttttgcAATTAGAGATGTTAAAAACTAATCCAACGTTTGATATTCATCtgaattattatcaaatttaattGGAATCAACATAAAGATGGGTTTATAGTTAGGTAAAAGTAAACATCGAAaaaagatttaattttaaatcaacTTGAAACATGTAAGTCGAAATCGACCCAACAATCTAAATGAACATTCTTTGTTGCAACTTATAACTTTTGAGTTTGCTAATAAAGGTGACACGTTGTTTAGAAAAATATCACTTTCGAAAATATCACCTTTTATagtaaacttaaaaacaaagaGGGGGTAATGAAATAGTCTTCTATTCATGTCATTTTGCCCCAATTAGAAtgacacaaaaataaaaaacgtgTATAGTTGGTTAAAGTAGggattatttcaaaaaaaaaaaaatataaagagttTAAAGTGATTGGGTTATgtattgaaataaaaaataaggcaAAATTAAATAGAACATACTAAATAGAAAAGCAATTAAATTGAGAGGGGCATAAAAAAtttttgttggaaaaattacttaATAACTTCTattataagtaatttttttatcgATAACGTTGAAGAAATGTTACAGAGGAAACGAAAATTAATTCTTCCTATTATTAGAAATATGTTTAGTGCGCTGACAGTGAATAAATTTCCAAGATAAATATATGACGCTAAAATTATCATATTACACGATAGTGGTTTTAGTAGTGAAACATTGAAGTTCAAGTAATAATTTACAAAGCCAACACGATTTGATATTGAAACTACGTTGGTTAACACCATTGTATTCAATTTGAACAATGGACTTGGACAGGTTGCCTTTTAGATGACCAGGTTATGGGGTTGTCATCAATAAACACACAAAACCCAAAACTATGAGTGTCATTTCAAGAAAGAGCAACTCTCGGTTAATAACTGTTACTTCTGTGGAGGGATTTAATAGGGTGTGAAGATATGAGGTCTGGTTTTATGTTTGCATTCTACTGGTTCAAAGGAC
The sequence above is drawn from the Amaranthus tricolor cultivar Red isolate AtriRed21 chromosome 5, ASM2621246v1, whole genome shotgun sequence genome and encodes:
- the LOC130813313 gene encoding uncharacterized protein LOC130813313, with product MAAPRSLARFSPLSNSATKGPANRFMNFRHKSNVSLVFSVEDPAPEEMETIAMKNLEDAIHKIIVKKSQPNWIALVPGASYWVPPKSKAQGIAHVIGKLVNNSTTTNSMLKDKSFLSSNRGWPSSAYFFKGASNSPLEGETISKQTSQSEDEEG